A stretch of Miscanthus floridulus cultivar M001 chromosome 13, ASM1932011v1, whole genome shotgun sequence DNA encodes these proteins:
- the LOC136501959 gene encoding probable L-type lectin-domain containing receptor kinase S.5, giving the protein MAPAACGGGGRGRSPLSPLLGCLVIFSLLCTVCRGQDPGQLQPLPALEVATYNYTSFQEGNSREQRELAFSREARIYQGAIQVSPDTGNVGSYQDIMVNKSGSVLLQRRFTMWRRVDVDGGGNGNGSATAPRVQVVSFNSTFSMNVFHLPDSSPRPGEGLTFVVAPSRDEPPPGSYGGYLGLTNATLESSPAARNRFVAVEFDTTKQDYDPSDNHVGLNVGSVVSFKTANLTAFRIATDSASPRNYTAWVEYDGAARHVSVYMAVRGETKPASPVLDSPLDLSEHVPEQAYIGFTASTGTDFELNCILDWTLSIEVIPEKKSTTWVVIVAVVVPVTVVAVGVAAFFLARKLRARRSMERRQERLEQQLSNLPGMPRGFAYDKLKKATRNFDERLRLGKGGYGMVYKGVLPADEALPEGMDVAVKRFIRDDGKDVTDFLQEVDIINRLRHKNIVPLIGWCYKKGQLLLVYEFMPNGSLEQHLFRRGVHEQRWPVLSWARRYAIVGDVAAGLHYVHHEYTRMVLHRDVKASNVLLDASFRARLGDFGLARVLDDDREAFTDLQVNGTRGFIAPEYSVGHKASRETDVFAFGALVLEVVTGQLALRSGDPRCPLLSDWVWQMHGRGALLGAVDQSLGADEFDHDEAARLLLLALACSSPNPGDRPTMPQVLQVLTKAAPPPEVPPFKPRFVWPPEGGANFQLSDVEVTTSGTGTDDGVSTRATQSTSYDSFQPHTAPNSSDSYFPALSSGR; this is encoded by the exons ATGGCGCCTGCtgcatgcggcggcggcggacgtggTCGCTCTCCTCTGTCGCCTCTGCTGGGCTGCCTCGTCATCTTCTCGCTGCTCTGCACCGTCTGCCGCGGGCAGGACCCGGGGCAGCTGCAGCCGCTGCCGGCGCTGGAGGTGGCGACCTACAACTACACGTCGTTCCAGGAGGGCAACTCGCGGGAGCAGCGGGAGCTGGCGTTCAGCAGGGAGGCCCGCATCTACCAGGGCGCGATCCAGGTCTCCCCGGACACCGGCAACGTCGGCAGCTACCAGGACATCATGGTCAACAAGTCCGGCTCCGTGCTCCTCCAGCGCCGCTTTACCATGTGGCGCCGAGTCGacgtcgacggcggcggcaatggcaatGGCAGTGCCACGGCCCCGCGCGTCCAGGTCGTGTCGTTCAACAGCACCTTCTCCATGAACGTGTTCCACCTCCCGGACTCGTCGCCGCGGCCCGGCGAGGGGCTCACCTTCGTCGTCGCGCCGTCCCGCGACGAGCCGCCCCCGGGCAGCTACGGCGGCTACCTCGGCCTCACCAACGCAACGCTGGAATCCAGCCCGGCGGCGAGGAACCGCTTCGTGGCCGTCGAGTTCGACACCACGAAGCAGGACTACGACCCCAGCGACAACCACGTCGGCCTCAACGTCGGCTCCGTCGTGTCCTTCAAGACGGCGAACCTGACGGCTTTCCGCATCGCCACGGACAGCGCCAGCCCCCGCAACTACACGGCCTGGGTCGAGTACGACGGCGCGGCGCGGCACGTGTCCGTGTACATGGCCGTCCGGGGCGAGACGAAGCCGGCGTCCCCGGTGCTGGACTCGCCGCTGGACCTCAGCGAGCACGTCCCGGAGCAGGCCTACATCGGCTTCACAGCGTCCACCGGCACCGACTTCGAGCTCAACTGCATCCTCGACTGGACCCTGTCGATCGAggtgattccggagaagaagagcaCGACGTGGGTCGtcatcgtcgccgtcgtcgtgccGGTGACCGTCGTCGCGGTCGGCGTCGCCGCCTTCTTCCTCGCCAGGAAGCTGCGCGCGAGGCGGTCCATGGAGAGGCGGCAGGAGCGGCTGGAGCAGCAGCTCAGCAACCTCCCCGGGATGCCCAGGGGGTTCGCGTACGACAAGCTCAAGAAGGCCACCAGGAACTTCGACGAGCGGCTCCGGCTGGGGAAAGGTGGGTACGGCATGGTCTACAAGGGCGTGCTCCCCGCCGACGAGGCCCTGCCGGAGGGGATGGACGTGGCGGTGAAGAGGTTCATCCGGGACGATGGTAAGGACGTCACCGACTTCCTCCAGGAGGTCGACATCATCAACCGGCTGCGCCACAAGAACATCGTCCCTCTCATCG GTTGGTGCTACAAGAAAGGGCAGTTGCTGCTGGTGTATGAGTTCATGCCCAACGGCAGCCTGGAGCAGCACCTGTTCCGGCGCGGCGTCCACGAGCAGCGGTGGCCCGTGCTGAGTTGGGCGAGGCGGTACGCCATCGTGGGCGACGTCGCGGCGGGGCTCCACTACGTGCACCACGAGTACACCCGCATGGTGCTGCACCGCGACGTCAAGGCCAGCAACGTGCTGCTGGACGCGTCCTTCCGCGCGCGGCTGGGCGACTTCGGCCTGGCGCGCGTGCTCGACGACGACCGCGAGGCCTTCACCGACCTCCAAGTCAACGGCACGCGGGGGTTCATCGCGCCCGAGTACTCCGTCGGCCACAAGGCGTCGCGCGAGACGGACGTGTTCGCGTTCGGCGCCCTCGTGCTGGAGGTGGTCACGGGGCAGCTCGCGCTGCGCTCTGGCGACCCCCGGTGCCCGCTGCTGTCGGACTGGGTGTGGCAGATGCACGGCCGTGGCGCGCTGCTTGGTGCCGTGGACCAGAGCCTCGGCGCCGACGAGTTCGACCACGACGAGGCCGCCCGTCTGCTGCTCCTCGCCCTGGCGTGCAGCAGCCCCAACCCGGGCGACCGGCCCACCATGCCGCAGGTGCTGCAGGTCCTAACCaaggccgcgccgccgcccgaGGTGCCGCCGTTCAAGCCCCGGTTCGTGTGGCCGCCCGAGGGGGGAGCGAATTTCCAGCTGAGCGATGTCGAGGTGACCACGAGTGGCACCGGCACCGACGACGGCGTGTCGACGCGGGCCACGCAGAGCACCTCCTACGACAGCTTCCAGCCGCACACCGCGCCAAACAGCAGCGACAGTTACTTCCCAGCCCTCTCCTCCGGCCGTTGA